In Coleofasciculus chthonoplastes PCC 7420, the following proteins share a genomic window:
- the recD2 gene encoding SF1B family DNA helicase RecD2 has protein sequence MPMAFPTDNSDQLPSLEQAEIEQYLASGIFHGIGKKTAALLAAYFGSDTLEVLEFLPQRLKLIPGLSQYRIDAIISAWEKSKSNPVRGTQAWLLGMGISLGLTLKLTDYYDQRTASVLNTNPYQIINEIDGIGFKIADSLALKLGMPPDSPLRYEQGIIQTLQDARNQGHCFLPSSELIEAALGLLSCPGHTPNPRLLNQVLENALTQKIVVEGRLSESLYLKPIYRAEVNVAQLILYFASRSQLPIEPLKEWLQKLEAVEWRESDLLAPEQRQALLKSYAQPISIITGGAGRGKTHILKYLINWLTECRFKVALAAPTGKAATRMKNATGLDAQTIHRLLQWRGYGQKFEFNQDNPLPIDWLIIDEFSMVDIFLFNSLLKALEPHTRIVLVGDHNQLPSVGAGMVLRDLLISEVVPCSRLKKIYRQPEESPIIYAAEDVIRGVVPNLQRFNSPLQWQEVSDCALLCRHTPEAIADTIVELVAQMQRDQVNLKDQVMVLAPQKKGVVGVQALNKRLQPLFNPKQPEQPEVETGEVVYRVGDRVIQLKNRYDTIPAVMNGEGGWVIEVHPKSQPERVKVAFEGGAVVDYVPGIFEQIMHSFCLTCHKAQGSEFQYVIMPLSPSNHRMLSRQLLYTTMTRASYGGFIAVGRPETLKFAVSVDKPMRRYTQLPLLLSESEQTLIDALNQVRTMQVPASPNQQFVSVAMRLRELNIDATKGQKTSIGSLALQLYQSHYNRRPSKRPEVIESGQKFKTYHYENEAIELLDRAIMTIIEGDRH, from the coding sequence TGATGCCATCATCTCGGCTTGGGAGAAAAGCAAGAGCAACCCAGTCCGAGGGACTCAAGCTTGGTTGCTGGGGATGGGGATATCTTTGGGGTTAACCCTGAAACTGACGGACTACTATGATCAGCGTACAGCATCTGTCCTCAACACCAACCCTTATCAGATTATTAATGAGATTGATGGAATCGGATTTAAGATAGCTGACAGTTTAGCGCTAAAGTTGGGGATGCCTCCTGATAGTCCTCTGCGCTATGAGCAAGGGATCATTCAAACTTTACAAGATGCCAGAAATCAGGGGCATTGTTTTCTCCCCAGCTCCGAACTTATTGAAGCAGCACTAGGGTTATTGAGTTGTCCCGGACATACACCGAATCCCCGGTTACTTAATCAGGTATTAGAGAATGCGCTCACCCAAAAAATTGTAGTGGAGGGACGGTTATCAGAGTCGCTCTATTTAAAACCAATTTATCGGGCGGAGGTTAATGTTGCCCAATTGATTCTGTATTTTGCCTCTCGGAGCCAACTGCCTATCGAACCGTTAAAGGAGTGGTTACAAAAACTAGAAGCAGTAGAATGGCGAGAGTCTGATCTGCTGGCTCCAGAACAGCGACAGGCACTGTTAAAGTCTTATGCCCAACCAATTAGCATTATTACGGGGGGTGCTGGGCGAGGGAAAACGCATATTTTGAAGTATTTGATCAATTGGCTAACGGAGTGTAGATTCAAGGTGGCTTTAGCTGCACCCACAGGAAAAGCGGCGACAAGAATGAAGAACGCCACCGGGTTAGATGCCCAAACGATTCATCGTCTCCTTCAGTGGCGAGGGTATGGTCAAAAGTTTGAGTTTAATCAGGATAACCCCTTGCCGATTGACTGGTTAATTATCGACGAATTTAGTATGGTCGATATTTTCCTGTTTAATTCTCTCTTAAAAGCCTTAGAACCCCATACGAGAATCGTATTGGTTGGGGATCATAATCAGCTTCCGAGTGTGGGCGCGGGAATGGTGCTGCGCGACTTACTGATATCTGAAGTTGTACCCTGTTCTCGCCTGAAAAAGATTTACCGCCAACCGGAAGAAAGTCCGATTATCTATGCCGCAGAAGATGTCATTCGTGGCGTAGTTCCTAATTTGCAGCGGTTTAACTCTCCTCTCCAATGGCAAGAGGTTTCCGATTGCGCCCTGCTGTGTCGCCACACCCCGGAAGCAATTGCTGATACCATTGTCGAGCTAGTGGCACAGATGCAGCGTGATCAGGTTAACTTAAAAGATCAGGTAATGGTTCTTGCTCCCCAAAAGAAAGGGGTGGTTGGGGTTCAAGCCTTAAATAAACGATTGCAGCCTCTATTTAACCCAAAACAACCGGAACAGCCAGAAGTGGAAACGGGGGAGGTGGTGTATCGAGTTGGCGATCGCGTGATTCAATTGAAGAATAGATATGATACAATCCCGGCGGTGATGAATGGCGAAGGGGGTTGGGTAATTGAGGTTCATCCTAAATCCCAGCCAGAACGGGTTAAGGTTGCATTTGAAGGCGGCGCGGTTGTTGATTATGTCCCCGGCATTTTTGAGCAGATTATGCATTCGTTTTGCCTAACGTGTCATAAGGCTCAAGGTAGTGAATTTCAGTATGTCATTATGCCTCTGTCGCCTTCAAACCACCGGATGCTTTCTCGTCAACTTCTCTACACCACAATGACTCGTGCCAGCTACGGTGGATTTATCGCCGTTGGTAGACCAGAAACCTTAAAGTTTGCCGTCAGTGTCGATAAACCAATGCGCCGATATACTCAGTTGCCTTTATTATTATCTGAGTCTGAGCAAACTTTAATTGATGCACTTAATCAGGTGAGAACGATGCAGGTTCCAGCATCGCCCAATCAACAATTTGTTAGCGTGGCGATGCGACTCCGTGAACTCAACATTGATGCGACTAAAGGGCAAAAGACTTCGATTGGCTCGTTGGCGCTCCAGCTTTATCAATCCCATTATAATCGCCGTCCCTCCAAGCGCCCAGAAGTGATAGAATCTGGACAAAAGTTTAAAACCTATCATTATGAAAATGAAGCGATTGAACTGCTGGATCGGGCAATTATGACTATTATAGAAGGCGATCGTCATTAA
- a CDS encoding DUF4079 domain-containing protein: protein MGEQLSQVLEPIAAWFRTLGVPEPIVHWGHPVMMGIVIFVLGSFVAYMGWRSRLTKDGEVAAKSRASHRQLAPLMYLFIALGYTGGVLSLVMQHKPIFESPHFWTGSSAVILLGINALMTFGFGGDKKESFRTAHAYLGSTIMILLVVHVVLGVKLGLSI from the coding sequence ATGGGAGAACAACTGAGTCAAGTCCTAGAACCTATCGCGGCGTGGTTTCGCACGTTAGGCGTTCCTGAACCGATTGTTCACTGGGGACATCCTGTCATGATGGGAATCGTGATATTTGTTCTTGGTAGTTTTGTCGCCTATATGGGATGGCGTAGTCGGTTGACGAAGGATGGGGAAGTGGCGGCGAAAAGTCGTGCATCTCACCGTCAGCTTGCACCGTTGATGTACTTGTTTATTGCGCTGGGGTATACCGGAGGAGTTCTTTCCCTTGTGATGCAGCATAAACCTATTTTTGAAAGTCCGCATTTTTGGACAGGTTCTTCTGCTGTCATTTTGTTAGGAATTAACGCGCTGATGACGTTTGGTTTTGGGGGTGATAAGAAGGAATCGTTTCGTACTGCTCATGCTTATTTGGGGAGTACAATTATGATTCTGCTGGTTGTTCACGTTGTTCTTGGTGTAAAATTGGGTCTTTCAATTTAA